TATCCCACCGATTGTTTCTGGCCGGAAATCTCGAACAGGGTTGCATTGAGGTCGAGCCAGGTGTAGAGTTCGTATTTGCTGCCCAGGTCTTTATTGATTCGCTGCCCCAGGGTATCGAGTCGTTCAAGATCTTTGGGATTGCCTTTGATGTGCAGGTTGATCTCTGATGCGGCATCGGGTGCCTCGAGTATTACCTGCGCCTCAGCCAGGGAGATAAATATGGCGTTACGGTTGATTACGGGATTGGACGTATTTACGATTCCTGTTATCTCGTACTCCCGTACATCCATTACCCCGCGGCGGGACCTGGTCTGGATAAGGACGTAATCGCCCAGTGCAACGTTTAACTCCTTGGCCAACCCCGAACCTATCACCAGGTCGCCGTCAGCGGCAAGGAAGCGGCCTTCATCGATGTAATTTTCGAGCTCGAACACCTTTGCGTCCATCTCAGGATCGATACCTACACCAAACGCGAAAAGCTCGGCCTCAGGGGCTATGGCGAATACTGCGAAGCGCAGCCGAGGGGTTGCGGAGATGACATCGGCATAGCCACCTTCCAGCTTGGTAGATAGTACCGAGGCGTCCTCGATTAAGGTATCAAGGGGGAAAAGGAAGCGGTCCTCAAAAACACCGGTAGGATAAACCACCAGTTCGGAGTTGTCGGTTTCCAGGATGTTGCGTATGCTCTGATTCTCAACCCCGCCGAACATGGAGTCTATCATTATCATGAACATGAGCCCCACGCCGATGGCCACCGCGGTGATCAAGGTTCTTCTCGTGTGGCGGAAGACGTTGCGTACTGCTAACTTGAACAGCATGACTACTTCCCGGACTTTGTGTTACGGGTTGTGTTACGGGAATCGGAGGCTACCTTGCCGTCCTTTAGGAGTATCAGGCGGTGGGCAAAATCCATGACCATCTTGTCGTGGGTGGAGAAGACGAAGGTGGTGTTCTTTTTCTTGTTTAATTCTTTCATGAGTTCCAGGGTCTCCATGCCGGTGGTGGAGTCCAGGTTGGCGGTAGGTTCGTCTGCCAGAACCAGTTTGGGTTCCTTGATCAAGGCCCTGGCAATGGCAACGCGCTGCTGTTGTCCACCCGACATGGCAAGAGGACGGCGATAGATGTAATCCTTGAGGCCCACATCGATCAGTAGCTGTTCTACCGTCTCCTTGCGCTTGCGTTTACTCCATTTGAGAAGGATCAACGGTATCTCCACGTTTTCGAACGCAGTAAGCACCGGGATCAGATTGAACGACTGGAACACGAACCCTATGGAGTTCTTACGCAGTTCGGCACGTGCCTTGTTGCTCAAATCGGCCAGGTCGGTGCCGTTAAGCGAGACCGTGCCAGAGGTAGGCACGTCCAGACAGCCGATGATGTTTAATAGTGTGGTTTTGCCTGAACCTGAAGGACCGGCGATGGAAAGGAACTCTCCCTCGGCTATCTCCAGGTCAACGCCACGCAGCGCCTTGGTTATGACCTTGCCGGTCTTGTAGTCCTTGGTCAGGTCTTGGATGGTTAAGAGGGCCATTGTTTCTCCTTTGCTGCGTTATTTCTTCTCCAGCCCCTTAAGGATGAGATCAACGTATTCCTCAATCTCATCGTCAGTGAGCTCTCTTGTTTTCAAATACTTGGTGATGAACTTGCTGCCCTGCAGAAAGGCGAGGCTGAACATGTACCATACAGCCAGCTTGGGGTTTATGGGACGGATCTCGCCTTTTTCCACGGCCTGGGCAATTATCTGTTCCATGTACTTTATGGACTGGCCCATTGCCGATTCCAGCTTGGGCGATAGCCCTGGCGAGCCGCTGTCTATCCATTCCCTGGTGAAAAGTTCAATAGCGGTATTTTTCTTTTTTGCCAGTTTCATCTTGGCTTTGGCCAGGGCCAAGAACCTGTCGCGTAACGAGGCGCTGGGGTCATCAATCCTTTTTAACAATTCCAGCAAACCTACCGCGCTTTCGATCAGTGTTGCCTGGTAAAGTCCCTGCTTATCTTTGTAATAGTAGTAGATATTGGGCGAGGTGACGCCTGCTTTATCGGCAATATCCCTGATCGAAGCGCCTTC
The DNA window shown above is from candidate division TA06 bacterium B3_TA06 and carries:
- a CDS encoding lipoprotein-releasing system ATP-binding protein LolD, whose product is MALLTIQDLTKDYKTGKVITKALRGVDLEIAEGEFLSIAGPSGSGKTTLLNIIGCLDVPTSGTVSLNGTDLADLSNKARAELRKNSIGFVFQSFNLIPVLTAFENVEIPLILLKWSKRKRKETVEQLLIDVGLKDYIYRRPLAMSGGQQQRVAIARALIKEPKLVLADEPTANLDSTTGMETLELMKELNKKKNTTFVFSTHDKMVMDFAHRLILLKDGKVASDSRNTTRNTKSGK